One genomic segment of Desmodus rotundus isolate HL8 chromosome 5, HLdesRot8A.1, whole genome shotgun sequence includes these proteins:
- the MTCH2 gene encoding mitochondrial carrier homolog 2, with protein sequence MADAASQVLLGSGLTILSQPLMYVKVLIQVGYEPLPPTVGRNIFGRQVCQLPGLFSYAQYIASIDGKRGLFTGLTPRLCSGVLGTVVHGKVLQHYQDSDKVEELGPGNVQKEVSSSFDRVIKETTREMMARSAATLITHPFHVITLRSMVQFIGRESKYCGLCDSIVTIYREEGMLGFFAGLIPRLLGDIISLWLCNSLAYLVNTYALDSGVSTMNEMKSYSQAVTGFFASMLTYPFVLVSNLMAVNNCGLAGGCPPYSPVYNSWIDCWCVLQKEGNMSRGNSLFFRKVPFGKTYCCDLRMLI encoded by the exons ATGGCGGACGCGGCCAGTCAGGTGCTCCTGGGCTCCGGTCTCACCATCTTGTCCCAGCCGCTCATGTACGTGAAGGTGCTCATCCAG GTGGGATATGAACCTCTCCCTCCAACAGTAGGACGAAACATTTTTGGGCGGCAAGTGTGTCAGCTTCCTGGTCTCTTCTCTTACG CTCAGTACATTGCAAGCATCGATGGGAAGCGTGGGTTGTTCACAGGCCTAACTCCAAGACTGTGTTCAGGAGTTCTTGGGACCGTGGTCCATGGCAAAGTTTTACAG CATTACCAGGACAGTGACAAGGTTGAG GAGTTAGGTCCTGGAAATGTGCAGAAAGAAGTCTCATCTTCCTTCGACCGAGTTATCAAGGAG ACAACACGAGAGATGATGGCCCGTTCCGCTGCTACCCTCATCACGCATCCCTTCCACG TGATCACCCTGAGGTCCATGGTGCAGTTCATTGGCAGAGAATCCAAGTACTG TGGACTTTGCGACTCCATAGTCACCATCTATCGGGAAGAGGGCATGCTAGGATTTTTTGC GGGTCTTATTCCTCGCCTCCTAGGTGACATCatttctctgtggctctgtaacTCACTGGCCTACCTTGTCAACACCTATGCGCTGGACAGTGGG GTGTCCACCATGAATGAAATGAAGAGTTATTCCCAAGCTGTCACAGga TTTTTTGCCAGCATGTTGACCTATCCCTTTGTGCTTGTCTCCAACCTCATGGCTGTCAACAACTGTGG GCTTGCTGGTGGATGCCCTCCTTACTCCCCAGTATATAACTCTTGGATAGACTGCTGGTGCGTGCTACAGAAAGAG ggaaaTATGAGCCGAGGAAATAGCTTGTTTTTCCGGAAGGTCCCCTTTGGGAAGACTTATTGTTGTGACCTGAGAATGTTAATTTGA